A window of Rhododendron vialii isolate Sample 1 chromosome 11a, ASM3025357v1 contains these coding sequences:
- the LOC131308009 gene encoding V-type proton ATPase subunit c1 isoform X2, translated as MSTFSGDETAPFFGFLGAAAALVFSCMGAAYGTAKSGVGVASMGVMRPELVMKSIVPVVMAGVLGIYGLIIAVIISTGINPKAKSYYLFDGYAHLSSGLACGLAGLSAGMAIGIVGDAGVS; from the exons ATGTCGACGTTCAGCGGAGATGAAACTGCACCTTTCTTCGGCTTCCTCGGCGCCGCTGCTGCTCTCGTCTTCTCAT GTATGGGAGCTGCCTATGGGACCGCAAAAAGTGGTGTTGGTGTGGCGTCTATGGGAGTGATGAGGCCAGAATTGGTGATGAAATCGATTGTTCCTGTTGTTATGGCTGGTGTTTTGGGTATATATGGATTGATCATTGCTGTTATCATCAGTACTGGTATTAACCCAAAGGCCAAGTCATATTACCTGTTTGACGGTTATGCCCACCTTTCCTCTGGTCTCGCTTGCGGCCTCGCTGGTCTTTCTGCTGGAATGGCAATTGGGATCGTTGGTGATGCTGGTGTTAG
- the LOC131308010 gene encoding protein BASIC PENTACYSTEINE5-like isoform X1, translated as MDDRGQHDNGRHRVDFYHGVHSPWNMMPQYQMNEANALFMNKKIMHITAEKDAAIDELNRAVCDKNAALEELNGAIRQRDEAIAARDTALRERDSAIAALRFQENSMNGNLGYSNQRGTKRTNHPVRASEADYNAKEAQITNAIPISVVSSEDVKAKRPKEKKPVSSPKKPKYHKKGKKVGDDLKDLNRHVTTDGSKAEWEAQDLGLIKQVDFDESSMAPPVCSCTGVLRQCYKWGNGGWQSSCCTTTLSEYPLPQMPNKRHARMGGRKMSGSVFTRLLSRLAADGHDLSFPVDLKNYWAKHGTNRYITIK; from the exons ATGGATGACCGTGGGCAACATGATAATGGGAGGCATAGGGTGGATTTCTACCATGGTGTGCACTCTCCG TGGAACATGATGCCCCAGTATCAGATGAACGAAGCAAATGCCTTATTCATGAATAAGAAGATTATGCACATCACTGCAGAGAAAGATGCTGCTATTGATGAACTGAACAGGGCAGTATGTGACAAGAATGCAGCCCTAGAGGAGCTAAACGGGGCAATCAGACAGAGAGATGAAGCAATTGCTGCTAGGGATACTGCACTCAGGGAGCGAGACAGTGCAATTGCAGCCCTTCGATTCCAGGAAAACTCCATGAATGGTAACCTGGGTTATTCAAACCAACGCGGAACAAAGCGCACAAACCATCCTGTCAGAGCCTCTGAAGCTGATTATAATGCAAAGGAAGCACAAATAACTAATGCCATCCCAATATCAGTTGTGTCGTCGGAAGATGTCAAGGCGAAAAGACCAAAGGAGAAAAAACCAGTTTCATCACCCAAGAAACCTAAATATCacaagaaaggaaagaaagtgGGTGACGATTTGAAGGATTTGAATAGGCATGTCACTACAGATGGGTCAAAAGCCGAATGGGAAGCTCAGGATTTAGGGTTAATCAAACAGGTTGATTTTGACGAGTCTAGTATGGCACCACCTGTTTGTTCATGCACCGGAGTGCTTCGGCAGTGCTACAAGTGGGGGAATGGGGGTTGGCAGTCATCTTGTTGCACCACCACGCTGTCGGAATATCCGCTCCCTCAGATGCCAAACAAACGTCACGCGCGAATGGGAGGCAGGAAGATGAGCGGAAGTGTCTTCACCAGATTGCTTAGCCGGTTGGCAGCAGACGGCCATGATTTGTCATTCCCGGTAGATCTCAAGAACTACTGGGCCAAACATGGAACAAATCGCTATATTACCATCAAGTGA
- the LOC131308010 gene encoding protein BASIC PENTACYSTEINE5-like isoform X2 encodes MTVGNMIMGGIGWISTMWNMMPQYQMNEANALFMNKKIMHITAEKDAAIDELNRAVCDKNAALEELNGAIRQRDEAIAARDTALRERDSAIAALRFQENSMNGNLGYSNQRGTKRTNHPVRASEADYNAKEAQITNAIPISVVSSEDVKAKRPKEKKPVSSPKKPKYHKKGKKVGDDLKDLNRHVTTDGSKAEWEAQDLGLIKQVDFDESSMAPPVCSCTGVLRQCYKWGNGGWQSSCCTTTLSEYPLPQMPNKRHARMGGRKMSGSVFTRLLSRLAADGHDLSFPVDLKNYWAKHGTNRYITIK; translated from the exons ATGACCGTGGGCAACATGATAATGGGAGGCATAGGGTGGATTTCTACCATG TGGAACATGATGCCCCAGTATCAGATGAACGAAGCAAATGCCTTATTCATGAATAAGAAGATTATGCACATCACTGCAGAGAAAGATGCTGCTATTGATGAACTGAACAGGGCAGTATGTGACAAGAATGCAGCCCTAGAGGAGCTAAACGGGGCAATCAGACAGAGAGATGAAGCAATTGCTGCTAGGGATACTGCACTCAGGGAGCGAGACAGTGCAATTGCAGCCCTTCGATTCCAGGAAAACTCCATGAATGGTAACCTGGGTTATTCAAACCAACGCGGAACAAAGCGCACAAACCATCCTGTCAGAGCCTCTGAAGCTGATTATAATGCAAAGGAAGCACAAATAACTAATGCCATCCCAATATCAGTTGTGTCGTCGGAAGATGTCAAGGCGAAAAGACCAAAGGAGAAAAAACCAGTTTCATCACCCAAGAAACCTAAATATCacaagaaaggaaagaaagtgGGTGACGATTTGAAGGATTTGAATAGGCATGTCACTACAGATGGGTCAAAAGCCGAATGGGAAGCTCAGGATTTAGGGTTAATCAAACAGGTTGATTTTGACGAGTCTAGTATGGCACCACCTGTTTGTTCATGCACCGGAGTGCTTCGGCAGTGCTACAAGTGGGGGAATGGGGGTTGGCAGTCATCTTGTTGCACCACCACGCTGTCGGAATATCCGCTCCCTCAGATGCCAAACAAACGTCACGCGCGAATGGGAGGCAGGAAGATGAGCGGAAGTGTCTTCACCAGATTGCTTAGCCGGTTGGCAGCAGACGGCCATGATTTGTCATTCCCGGTAGATCTCAAGAACTACTGGGCCAAACATGGAACAAATCGCTATATTACCATCAAGTGA